In bacterium, a single window of DNA contains:
- a CDS encoding DEAD/DEAH box helicase family protein codes for MSNLYLQNIVDDISFENLPAKWQGFDFARFSKDKTLFDFQKEGLQNALKGLWLYFKDKKADKQSLFVHYQTNDFRENFDYDLKKREGKKTAKYLLEYDKDYPAIDSKIPFAHFINRMSFWMATGSGKTLIIVKLIELLGKLIAEEELLTGDILFLVHRDDLLDQFKNHVEEFNSFNFNTKINLKNLRDYESVKRENVLPFAKNEITVFYYRSDLISDEHKD; via the coding sequence ATGAGTAACTTATACTTACAAAACATCGTAGATGATATTTCTTTTGAAAACTTACCGGCAAAATGGCAGGGGTTTGATTTTGCGCGGTTTTCAAAAGACAAGACGCTTTTTGATTTTCAAAAAGAAGGGCTTCAAAACGCACTCAAAGGTTTATGGCTTTATTTTAAAGACAAAAAAGCGGACAAACAGAGTTTATTTGTTCACTATCAAACCAACGATTTTAGGGAAAACTTTGATTACGACCTGAAAAAGAGGGAAGGCAAAAAGACGGCAAAATATCTTTTAGAATATGATAAGGATTATCCCGCCATAGATTCAAAAATCCCTTTCGCACATTTTATAAACCGAATGAGCTTTTGGATGGCGACCGGCTCGGGCAAGACGCTGATTATCGTTAAACTTATTGAGCTTTTGGGCAAGCTTATTGCCGAAGAAGAATTGCTTACAGGAGATATTCTCTTTTTGGTTCACCGCGATGACCTTTTGGACCAATTCAAAAATCATGTTGAGGAATTTAACAGCTTTAACTTTAACACAAAGATAAACCTTAAAAATTTGAGAGATTACGAGAGCGTGAAGCGCGAAAATGTCCTGCCGTTTGCTAAAAACGAGATTACCGTTTTTTATTACCGTTCCGATTTGATTTCCGATGAACATAAAGATTAG